Part of the Pseudomonadota bacterium genome is shown below.
GCGAACGCCTGCAGAGCCCTGGCTCGATGCGGCCCATCACCGTGGCGCCGGACTGGGTGTGCGAAGTGGTGTCCAGGAGCACTGCCAGCCGCGACCGTGTAACCAAGCGTACGCTCTACGCGCGCGCGGGCATCGCACACTACTGGATCATCGATCCCGATGCTCGCGTGCTTGAAGCGCTGCAGCTCGAAAACCGTGCCTGGATCGAGACGGGCGCCTACGACGACACCTCCACCGCCCGCATCCCCCCCTTCGAAGCCATCGAGCTCGAGGTCGGCCGCCTCTTTCTACCCCGCGAAGCCGAGACCCCCTAGTCTCGACTTGAGCACTTCTGTAGC
Proteins encoded:
- a CDS encoding Uma2 family endonuclease — encoded protein: MSDPAQRLATYADLLDLPDEQRAEVLAGRIATAPAPLPRHSKVQGAARRFLGGPFDDDDGRGGPGGWWIFVEVDVQLTPHDVVRPDLAGWRRERLQSPGSMRPITVAPDWVCEVVSRSTASRDRVTKRTLYARAGIAHYWIIDPDARVLEALQLENRAWIETGAYDDTSTARIPPFEAIELEVGRLFLPREAETP